ATCATCATCCGAATCGTTATCGGTTGAATCATCGTCGGAACCGTCATCTTCCGAATCATCGTTGGCTACATCGTCCCCTTCGTCATCATCGCTCAGATCGATGGTGGATTCGACGGCCGCGTCGACAGTGACGGCGCTGCCGACCGTACCCTTCCCGATAGCCTCAGTCTCATCCTCTTCGTCGCTCTCATCATCGTCGTCATCCAGCGAGCCTGGAACGGCGTGTTCGGCGATATCGTTTTCGGTCGCAGTCTCGTCATCGGTATCATCAACTTCATCGGATTCCTCCGATTCCGTATCAACAACGTCATCATCCTCATCGATCGATTCGATGAGTTCCACCTGGCTACGTTCTTCACGCGGAGCCTGGGCAATGATATCGATATGCAGATCATCAAATGCCGGCTTGGACTGCACCCACAAGTGCGAAGGCTCAGGCTGCTGGATTTCGGAGTGCTCCCCACAACCGTGGTCCAGTGAAACCACACGCCCATCATCAGGACTCCAACGATTTGCGCACACACCGAACATGGTGTCAAGGTCACCCTTGAGTCCTATGAAGAAGGCACACGTCGAGCAGAGGTTCCCGTCGGCGGTTTTGGTGGAAAGCGATTTCGGGCCGTGCTGTCCGTCGTACCAACGTTTTGCCGTCTGCGAGCGCCCCAGTTCACTCATCACGTGCCGACGCGAAAGGCCGAATTCCTCGACCGTGTCCTCAAGTTCGCGGCTCAGCCCCGTTTCAGGGTCGATATCCGCGTCGACTTTCGCTGCACCACTGACTGTTGCTTCACCGTCGGGCGTCGTTGACTCATCAACCTGAGTTGAAACCGATACTTCCGACTCGGTTTCACTGTCCGCATCATCTGAGCTTTGCTCGACGACAGAAGAATCGGATTGGCCT
The window above is part of the Bifidobacterium sp. ESL0732 genome. Proteins encoded here:
- a CDS encoding DUF3027 domain-containing protein produces the protein MAETTADTTGETSERSDEEAKLDPRALAKSVVLAVADEPEEVGDFAQSIDLGDNVTDFRFVCHRKGYEGWQWAVTLYHDIELDSWSVNESTLVPTKDSLLAPAWIPWKDRLEAADLSVTDSLGTDPDDPRMEEGFRKTEVVEQDSASVAETGQSDSSVVEQSSDDADSETESEVSVSTQVDESTTPDGEATVSGAAKVDADIDPETGLSRELEDTVEEFGLSRRHVMSELGRSQTAKRWYDGQHGPKSLSTKTADGNLCSTCAFFIGLKGDLDTMFGVCANRWSPDDGRVVSLDHGCGEHSEIQQPEPSHLWVQSKPAFDDLHIDIIAQAPREERSQVELIESIDEDDDVVDTESEESDEVDDTDDETATENDIAEHAVPGSLDDDDDESDEEDETEAIGKGTVGSAVTVDAAVESTIDLSDDDEGDDVANDDSEDDGSDDDSTDNDSDDDAAGADSDGSYDLDNADGFQDSGNAASESEGDSIAEQSAGNA